The Megalops cyprinoides isolate fMegCyp1 chromosome 11, fMegCyp1.pri, whole genome shotgun sequence genomic sequence GGCTCTGAATTACTATAATAGGAAAGTGTGggttaatatttcatattgaaCCTTACTGTATGGGAAGCACTAGGAGGTCTGTTAGTGCTTCCCATCAAAGCATTTACTCTGAAGGTTAGTGTATTCTGTTGACGTCTGTGTTGGTACTTCATCTTGTGGTTGTAATATGGTAATGTCATCTATTTTTTGGAGAAGGTGTCTtgccaaacatttcaaaactacCTCGCAGTTTtgcaatggaaaaacacagtgtgCCTAGCCTTTGGAGACTTACAAACTTAGTTTTTATATATCAATACATTTGAATAGTGTAAAAGTGTTTCAACTTATGTGTGATAGTGTCAGAAGTTTATATTTCAGAATCAATACAGGTAAATCTGTGCCCATACATGATTGTTATGTAATGattttcaaatgcaatacaTAAAGATGTATGTTTACTCTATTTAGGTCTTTGTGCCAGAAAGTGTATATTTGAAGCCATATGTGAATGTTTACCATAGTTTTCCAAAGCAGATTAGCCATGcaaataagaaatgtttttatacatattGACATGTATTCATATGTACAGGTGGGTGaatatttacacaataaaaatcattttctaagaactgaaaagtgttttcttctgaggttttgttttctctgtgtgaattTTTGCTTAAATATGAGCAGTAGTTAGAGAATGACAGTTAGGGAAGAGGTACTATTGTGTCATGCTTGTGTGTAAAATTTAGCAGTGATTGTTTTAGTGACAGAGTGGCTCATCTGTGGCTcaatatgtataaaatgtaaaattttaaatacttttaaaactCATTTCACCTCTCCTTTGAATGTGATGCTGATGAATGGATTAATACATTCTCTCAAATGTGCTACCATGTTTATACTCGCattaaaaaagctttaaaacaaaaaatccttTAATACATTATCCACACACTTGAACATTTTACAAGAAATCtgattttctcttcattttctgcatgattactgccctctgctgttcagaaaGCACATGACAGTGAGATACAGACAATGTAAGTGAATTCAATCCAAGTGAAACAGTGCAATAGAAAACTACTTCACAATTTAAGACACAGTATTCTGTCTTCAGCACATGAGATGTGAGTAATTAATACAATAAGCAGTTTTAAGCAGGTGTGTAAACTATAATGTACAGACTATATAATATGGGTTAAAAGCTTCATCATCTGCATTTTGTTTCCTGGTAATCTGCAGAGATATCTACGCAGAGATACCAGCTTTCTTTATAGAGGGGCAATTTAATCATACAAAAGTATCTGGTAGCTTAGACAATGGGCATTTGTCCTGATGGATTTGGGGGATTACACATAAATATCTCAGCTCATGGATATGGTGAGTTACACATAGGCATCTCTACCGAAGGATCTGGCGGTTTGGGCGTAAGGGTCTCTACTGAGGGATCTTGCGGATTGGGCGTAGGGATCTCTACTGACGGATCTGGTGGTTTGGATGTAGGGACCTCTGCTGAGGGATCTGTTGGTTCTGGTTCTGCTGTCTCTTCCATCTTTGGTTGGGGGCGGCAGCATGTATGTGCGCCGGGTTCGAGCGGTGACGTAGGATGCAGGCTTCTTTGGATACTTTGACCTGAAGGAGGATGGGGTAGCAGAGGGTTAAAGGCATTGTGCTTGTTAGTGAGGCAGAAGTTTCTGTTTGCAGTTGAAAGTGTACTCTGTTCTTACTGGGAGCTGAGGCCTTCCTTTCCACCGAAGAAACTGTAGACAAAGCCGCCTACAATAAGCAGGGAGGAGCCACCCCAGCCtacaaaaacagcagctccaATCTCAAATCTAACAGAGGAAGGAAATGGAACACTTAAGTATATgaacttaaaacttaaaattatattttgtgtagCAGCTAAAACAGTAGCTTGGTATTTTGGCATTTGTAATTTTACAGATATATAGAAGTTTGCTTTTCTTTATCAAACATGCTGTCCTGTGCCTTTCATCCCCACAGCAGGTGTCATTGGCCAAATGACACTTTGTTGGAGTGAAATTGTGCTCTTAGGTTCTGCATGGTGGACCTTCAAGTTTGACACTGATTTTACTTACTTCTGAGCCTTGAAATTGGGATCCACAAATTCAGCTCTTATCTTGTTTCCATAGTAGGAGAATGCAATCATGGCACAGAACCCTTTGGAGAGAAAAGGTTAATGATGAGTGGTCACAGGTACATGTGACAATGGCTGATGGGAGTGATGTGGTGTTGAACTCAACAGAGGGCGGCAAGTTTTAAGTGGGCACAACCGTATAAacacataataaacacaaaCGTGTGGCCAAAACAATGATgtaagaaaacagaattttacCTGAGACCAGGTAGTTTATGCCGGCTGCAAATGTGACTTTGGCATTGACGATCTCTGAGCCCCCAATCTTAGTGCACTTCATCCCCACCAGGGCCAGAATGGCTCCAAAGAAGCCCAGGATGATAGAGATGATGATGAGGGCCCTGCACACGTGAATGTACACTGtccaccacaacacacacacacacacatcaaggTAAACGTGCATTAATTAAGACTACAATAAACACATGTTAAGTAGGGGATCAAAGTTTtgctgttgggttttttttatatgtCCAATTTTGTGCGTTAACCAACTTATTACCTTTCTGAAAAACCTATAGTTAATTCTGTagtaaatttatttaattggttgtggggcagcagtatagtatagtggaaaggagcagggctcataactgaaaggttgccagtttgattccctgctgggcactgctgctgttcccttgggccAGGCactaaacccagaattgcctcagtcaatatccagctgtttaaatgaataaaattgtaagttgttctgggtgagaacatctgctaagtgaTAATAATGTAGTCTAACTCTCCAAATAACCAATTTGCAAGTTTGCAGGAAAGTGCTGCTGAAGTAGAATGACTAAAGCAGGGAGTGAAGTATGACTGTAGACTGtagacacatgcaaacatgaagTAGACTGTCCTTTTCCCACCATTTTAGGTTGATAGATGTGCCCAGACATAGCTCAGCATAGAAATGACTTCCTAAATGTCTTACTTGAAGTGATTTAAGTACTTCCTCAACACCAccacagtatatactgtatttgatAGCAAACCTACTTCACAAGAAAACTTAAGCGGATTGCAGCCTTCTGGTATTTTGATTGACAGGGGTATTTGAAAGGCACACAGAGAATGATTCCTTTTAGAAAATTCCCCAAGCAGCTTGTCACAAGAACTACCAACAAATATAACTTAATATGACTtgtgacaaaacattttacttaagctattttaattttgtaatattgtagTAATGTAATTTTGCTGGAATGTCTGAATCCCTTGCCATTATTATACTATAAATCTTTCAGTAATGTGTAGCAATGAATATTCCCAcctatttatttcaataattatGTTTGAAAGCTCAAAGTCAACTGTTCTCAGTTCCCTTTGTTTCCCTCTGTACTTTCAGAATTGATTCAGAATTATAATGGACATATATATGTGTTCCCAGTTACTCTTCTATATGGcatcatttcagaatgattaCATGTTTCAGGGCCATAGCTGGGCATctacattaaacacaaaaaagtaagaaaaaagtAAGTGATACATTGTTTTGTAAGTCATTGATCATTAGAAGTATACATTTGGAagtataccccccccccccccatgtcaaAGTAGACTGCAAGTCAAAGATGGGAA encodes the following:
- the LOC118785562 gene encoding claudin-10-like; its protein translation is MRYRVVVMYTEIGCFVLCVSGWILVCSTMPTEYWNYSTVDSIVLTTSNYFSNLWKDCISDSTGVSDCKEFPSMLALELYIHVCRALIIISIILGFFGAILALVGMKCTKIGGSEIVNAKVTFAAGINYLVSGFCAMIAFSYYGNKIRAEFVDPNFKAQKFEIGAAVFVGWGGSSLLIVGGFVYSFFGGKEGLSSQSKYPKKPASYVTARTRRTYMLPPPTKDGRDSRTRTNRSLSRGPYIQTTRSVSRDPYAQSARSLSRDPYAQTARSFGRDAYV